A region of Enoplosus armatus isolate fEnoArm2 chromosome 14, fEnoArm2.hap1, whole genome shotgun sequence DNA encodes the following proteins:
- the ackr4a gene encoding atypical chemokine receptor 4, with protein sequence MDVSEEDDYYYHENISFNFSYDDYPALCEKGDVRSFAALFLPIMYTACLVVGLAGNALVVAVYAYHKRLKTMTDTFLTHLAVADLFLLFTLPFWAADAARGWELGEVVCKIVSACYTVNFTCCMLLLACISLDRYLALARAQGRDQRGRLQRIFNRRHCWKMCLVVWATAFVLGLPDLILSEVRWASNRSICLAIYPPAMAGGGKAALEMAEVLLGFLLPLLVMVICYWSVGWALKGLPVESRGKKWKALRVLLTVVGVFVVTQLPYNALKVYRAMDSVYFLVTHCGTSKVLDQAAQVAESLALTHCCLNPILYAFVGSSFRQHMMKVAKRFGEKQRKRRTRRENPAEEEGMDMSFNSHSASQETNTFSI encoded by the coding sequence ATGGATGTCTCAGAGGAGGACGACTACTATTACCATGAAAACATCAGCTTCAACTTCAGCTATGACGACTACCCCGCCCTCTGTGAGAAGGGTGACGTCCGTTCCTTCGcagccctcttcctccccatcaTGTATACCGCGTGTCTGGTGGTGGGGCTGGCAGGAAACGCCTTAGTCGTGGCTGTCTACGCCTACCACAAACGCCTCAAGACCATGACGGACACCTTCCTGACCCACCTGGCTGTGGCCGACCTGTTCCTGCTCTTCACGCTGCCTTTCTGGGCTGCGGATGCGGCGAGGGGCTGGGAGCTGGGGGAGGTTGTCTGTAAGATCGTGTCAGCCTGCTACACGGTTAACTTCACCtgctgcatgctgctgctggcctgcaTCAGCCTGGATCGCTACTTAGCATTAGCCAGGGCGCAAGGTAGAGACCAAAGAGGGCGGCTGCAGAGGATATTCAACAGGAGACATTGTTGGAAGATGTGTTTAGTTGTCTGGGCGACAGCTTTCGTGCTTGGTCTTCCTGATTTAATACTCTCAGAAGTGAGATGGGCATCTAATAGGAGCATCTGTCTGGCTATCTACCCTCCAGCAATGGCTGGAGGGGGGAAAGCTGCCCTGGAGATGGCAGAGGTGCTGCTGGGattcctgcttcctctcctggtTATGGTGATCTGTTACTGGAGTGTGGGCTGGGCACTAAAGGGCCTCCCTGTCGAGAGCAGAGGCAAGAAGTGGAAAGCTCTTCGTGTTCTCCTGACAGTGGTGGGGGTGTTTGTGGTCACTCAGCTGCCTTATAACGCACTGAAGGTGTATCGAGCGATGGACTCGGTCTACTTCTTAGTGACCCACTGTGGGACGAGTAAAGTGTTGGATCAGGCGGCTCAGGTGGCCGAGAGCTTGGCCCTCACTCACTGCTGCCTCAACCCGATCCTCTATGCCTTCGTGGGGTCCTCCTTCAGGCAGCACATGATGAAAGTGGCCAAGAGGTTTGGcgagaagcagagaaagaggaggacgaggagggaaaatcctgcagaggaggaaggcatGGACATGTCATTTAACTCCCACAGTGCATCCcaagagacaaacacattctCAATATGA